One Streptomyces sp. L2 genomic window carries:
- a CDS encoding ABC transporter ATP-binding protein produces MAEPAVSDAEQELFGGPLRYDLGWSEHEHARLDQTMLSALRSMPGLVGATLRMAWQADRRALLTVALSEIGQGAAAAVGLLAVNAVMHALLGAGAPGERLQAVLPGVLAGAGAAVVNSGLAGWSTSRAGRLEPLVERIATTQYLAAAASVELEAIEDPEFRRLIDVAQYGAASARRMISACVAALNGTISLISTAGVLTILHPALLPMLILIAAPRGWGAMRVAQERYVSVMSWVEHVRASRLIGNLLTERTAAQEVRVHAVGPFLLSRYERMAESAEAEQERLAAGKAVTEWAAAALSGLAMAATYATMFVLIRSGHMSLAVAGTAVVAVRSGSASLGALVMNVNQLHEESLYVRDHARFLDEAARRTIPGGGAPVPARVKQVALDRVGYRYPDRETPALDGVSLTLPMGSVTAVVGENGSGKSTLMKVLSGLLLPQSGRVLWGDADVASLDRSEVFDRVALLTQDFQRWPVTAALNIRIGRPGREAGPEELQPSVDYAGAGPVVARLPEGLRSLLARMFRGASELSGGEWQKIGLARTHWRSSTSDADGVLIVDEPTSALDPEAEIAAFDRIRRLASPGRAVVLVTHRMSGVRHADHIYVLHQGRLVEHGSHGELMAARGRYASMFDAQAAQYAPSGTVPRPGSPTVVDPA; encoded by the coding sequence ATGGCCGAGCCGGCGGTCTCCGACGCCGAGCAGGAGCTCTTCGGCGGCCCCCTGCGCTACGACCTCGGCTGGTCGGAGCACGAGCATGCGCGGCTCGATCAGACGATGCTGTCGGCGCTGCGTTCCATGCCCGGCCTGGTCGGGGCGACGTTGCGCATGGCGTGGCAGGCGGACCGCCGTGCGCTGCTCACGGTCGCCCTCAGTGAGATCGGGCAGGGGGCCGCCGCGGCCGTCGGGTTGCTCGCGGTCAACGCCGTCATGCACGCGCTGCTCGGCGCGGGCGCCCCCGGGGAGCGGCTGCAGGCGGTGCTGCCCGGTGTACTCGCGGGCGCCGGGGCGGCCGTGGTCAACTCGGGGCTGGCCGGCTGGTCCACCTCGCGGGCGGGCCGGCTGGAACCGCTGGTGGAGCGGATCGCCACGACCCAGTACCTCGCGGCCGCCGCGTCGGTGGAGCTGGAGGCCATCGAGGACCCCGAGTTCCGGCGGCTGATCGACGTGGCCCAGTACGGCGCCGCATCCGCCCGCCGCATGATCAGCGCGTGCGTGGCCGCCCTGAACGGGACCATCTCGCTGATCTCCACGGCCGGCGTGCTCACCATCCTCCACCCGGCGCTCCTGCCGATGCTCATCCTGATCGCGGCACCGCGCGGGTGGGGTGCGATGCGGGTGGCGCAGGAGCGGTACGTGTCGGTGATGAGCTGGGTCGAGCACGTGCGGGCCAGCCGTCTCATCGGCAACCTGCTCACCGAACGGACGGCCGCGCAGGAAGTGCGCGTCCACGCCGTCGGGCCGTTCCTGCTCAGCCGCTACGAGCGGATGGCCGAGAGCGCCGAGGCCGAGCAGGAGCGGCTGGCCGCCGGCAAGGCCGTCACCGAGTGGGCGGCCGCCGCGCTGTCCGGCCTCGCCATGGCGGCGACGTACGCGACCATGTTCGTGCTGATCAGAAGCGGGCACATGAGTCTGGCCGTGGCGGGGACCGCCGTCGTCGCCGTCCGGTCGGGGTCGGCGAGTCTGGGCGCGCTGGTGATGAACGTGAACCAGCTGCACGAGGAGTCCCTCTACGTCCGCGACCACGCCCGGTTCCTGGACGAGGCCGCGCGCCGCACCATCCCCGGCGGGGGCGCGCCGGTACCGGCCCGGGTGAAGCAGGTGGCCCTCGACCGGGTCGGCTACCGCTACCCGGACCGGGAGACACCCGCCCTCGACGGGGTGTCCCTCACGCTGCCGATGGGTTCGGTCACGGCGGTGGTCGGCGAGAACGGGTCCGGCAAGAGCACGCTGATGAAGGTGTTGTCGGGGCTGCTGCTGCCGCAGAGCGGCCGTGTGCTGTGGGGTGACGCCGATGTCGCTTCCCTGGACCGCTCCGAGGTCTTCGACCGCGTCGCCCTGCTCACCCAGGACTTCCAGCGCTGGCCCGTGACGGCCGCGCTGAACATCCGGATCGGGCGGCCCGGCCGGGAGGCCGGGCCGGAGGAACTGCAGCCGTCCGTGGACTACGCGGGTGCCGGGCCGGTCGTCGCGCGGCTGCCCGAGGGGCTGCGGAGTCTGCTGGCCCGGATGTTCCGCGGCGCCAGCGAACTCTCCGGCGGCGAGTGGCAGAAGATCGGGCTCGCCCGGACGCACTGGCGCAGCTCCACCTCGGACGCCGACGGCGTGCTCATCGTGGACGAGCCCACGTCCGCCCTCGATCCGGAGGCCGAGATCGCCGCCTTCGACCGCATCCGCCGGCTGGCCTCCCCCGGCCGGGCCGTCGTCCTGGTCACCCACCGCATGTCCGGCGTCCGGCACGCCGACCACATCTACGTCCTGCACCAGGGGCGGCTCGTCGAGCACGGCAGCCACGGCGAACTCATGGCCGCCCGGGGCCGTTACGCCTCGATGTTCGACGCTCAGGCCGCCCAGTACGCCCCTTCCGGGACCGTCCCCCGCCCCGGCTCCCCCACGGTCGTGGACCCGGCGTGA
- a CDS encoding phosphatase PAP2 family protein produces MPAGGRRPRVVLWAAAGVVVLGFLIALELAARHYGMPGPITEQAREVVFPPKSGFLLYASLALMMVVLTWRERLIAAGTAIGIDVTIILVRWAAGITVTDGHPFGNGALWVMLGYGVIAVTRRTGPERVLLLKGVGLGLLLVAGRKTGDTWLLITSKTRPSVLDQYTATADHALGNPSWLVGRLVNASGPVGSHLLDYVYIQLAVAAVVVALYQLRNVADERRFPRHHLVRTFLAIGVLGPAVYMVFPVVGPVFAFGADGGHWAMAALWPHTPTPVHAPHPMRFDGMTPRNCMPSLHTAWATTIFIHSRKGPRFLRFAGAFWLVATLTATLGFGYHYGVDLVAGVVFALTVETALRAHARDWDRPGLRLVAHGTAVFTALLLSYRFFPLRMAEHPWLFGPLLLLAMASVIYGYTRTTRLWEPGTAPAPQPIPRPEPA; encoded by the coding sequence ATGCCCGCCGGGGGGCGCAGACCGCGGGTGGTGCTGTGGGCCGCCGCGGGGGTCGTGGTCCTCGGATTCCTGATCGCGCTGGAACTCGCCGCGCGCCACTACGGAATGCCGGGACCGATCACGGAGCAGGCGCGAGAGGTGGTGTTCCCGCCCAAGTCCGGCTTTCTGCTCTATGCCAGCCTGGCGCTGATGATGGTGGTTCTCACCTGGCGTGAACGGCTCATCGCCGCCGGTACCGCGATCGGGATCGACGTCACCATCATTCTCGTCCGGTGGGCGGCCGGCATCACCGTGACCGACGGCCACCCCTTCGGCAACGGCGCGCTGTGGGTGATGCTCGGCTACGGCGTCATAGCCGTGACCCGCCGCACGGGACCCGAACGCGTCCTGCTCCTCAAGGGCGTCGGACTCGGACTCCTCCTCGTCGCCGGCCGCAAGACCGGCGACACCTGGCTGCTGATCACCTCCAAGACCCGCCCCTCGGTGCTCGACCAGTACACCGCGACCGCCGACCACGCCCTGGGCAACCCGTCCTGGCTGGTGGGCCGCCTGGTGAACGCCTCCGGCCCCGTCGGCTCACACCTCCTCGACTACGTCTACATCCAGCTCGCCGTCGCCGCGGTCGTCGTAGCGCTGTACCAGCTGCGCAACGTCGCCGACGAGCGCCGCTTCCCCCGCCACCACCTGGTCCGCACCTTCCTGGCGATCGGCGTCCTCGGCCCGGCCGTCTACATGGTCTTCCCGGTGGTCGGTCCGGTCTTCGCCTTCGGCGCGGACGGCGGACACTGGGCGATGGCCGCCCTCTGGCCGCACACACCGACTCCGGTGCACGCTCCGCACCCGATGCGATTCGACGGGATGACCCCGCGCAACTGCATGCCCAGCCTGCACACGGCCTGGGCGACGACCATCTTCATCCACTCCCGCAAGGGCCCGAGGTTCCTGCGCTTCGCCGGCGCCTTCTGGCTCGTGGCCACCCTCACCGCGACCCTGGGATTCGGCTACCACTACGGCGTGGATCTCGTCGCCGGCGTCGTCTTCGCGCTCACCGTCGAAACGGCACTGCGCGCCCACGCCCGCGACTGGGACCGGCCGGGGCTCCGCCTGGTCGCCCACGGCACGGCCGTCTTCACCGCCCTCCTGTTGTCGTACCGCTTCTTCCCGCTGCGCATGGCCGAACACCCCTGGCTGTTCGGGCCACTTCTCCTCCTCGCCATGGCCTCGGTGATCTACGGCTACACGCGCACCACCAGGCTCTGGGAGCCGGGGACCGCACCGGCACCCCAGCCGATCCCGCGACCCGAGCCGGCCTGA
- a CDS encoding SRPBCC family protein — MARVFTVSGSIVIGVSPDTAYQAVSRPADMGRWSPENLGTTPDSAAGSAPLGATFVGRNVRGRFRWVTRCTVTAADPGSRFAFRVHAIGIRRPRLRAPIATWEYRFEPTGDGGTRVTEIWTDDRRAWPEFVANAFDRLATSGRTFAVFQARNIETTLRNLKRELEREHAG; from the coding sequence GTGGCCCGAGTGTTCACCGTGAGCGGCAGCATCGTCATCGGTGTCTCGCCGGACACCGCCTACCAGGCCGTGAGCCGTCCCGCCGACATGGGCCGCTGGAGCCCGGAGAACCTGGGCACGACGCCGGATTCGGCCGCCGGCTCGGCGCCGTTGGGCGCCACGTTCGTCGGCCGCAATGTGCGGGGCAGGTTCCGGTGGGTGACGCGGTGCACGGTCACGGCGGCCGATCCGGGCAGCCGCTTCGCCTTCCGCGTCCACGCGATCGGGATCCGGCGCCCCCGCCTGCGGGCGCCGATCGCCACGTGGGAGTACCGCTTCGAGCCGACCGGCGACGGCGGCACGCGCGTGACGGAGATCTGGACGGACGACCGGCGCGCGTGGCCGGAGTTCGTGGCCAACGCCTTCGACCGGCTCGCGACGTCGGGCCGGACGTTCGCCGTCTTCCAGGCCCGGAACATCGAGACGACCTTGCGCAACCTCAAGCGGGAGCTGGAGCGGGAACACGCCGGCTGA
- a CDS encoding NmrA/HSCARG family protein has protein sequence MSVIAVAGATGAQGGATARALLAAGRRVRALTRSPTSSAATALRDLGAEIHRADFEDRTSLAAALTGADALFAVTTPFEADASAEVRQGRNLVDEAVAAGVGHIVFTSAAHADRRTGIPHYDSKFAIECHLRASGVSWTIIAPAAFMDNWSSHWTLEGLREDVFGWPMPPGTPLALIPAEDIGAFAALALTRPAEFTGRRIDIASDVLTPEQIAQTLARATGRPVTHRRTPLAAVRAHSSDLAAMFAYFTSPGLDVDTAALRRAHREVGWHSFADWAAAQDWRTLLA, from the coding sequence ATGTCCGTCATCGCTGTCGCCGGTGCGACCGGCGCCCAGGGCGGCGCCACGGCGCGCGCCCTCCTCGCCGCGGGCCGCCGCGTGCGCGCCCTGACCCGCAGCCCCACCTCATCCGCCGCCACCGCGCTGCGGGACCTCGGCGCGGAAATCCATCGTGCGGACTTCGAGGACCGTACGTCCCTCGCCGCCGCGCTCACCGGCGCGGACGCCCTGTTCGCCGTGACGACACCGTTCGAGGCGGACGCCTCCGCCGAGGTCCGCCAGGGCCGGAACCTGGTGGACGAGGCGGTGGCCGCCGGGGTCGGCCACATCGTGTTCACCTCGGCCGCCCACGCCGACCGCCGGACCGGCATCCCGCACTACGACAGCAAGTTCGCGATCGAGTGCCACCTGCGGGCGTCGGGCGTTTCCTGGACGATCATCGCGCCGGCCGCCTTCATGGACAACTGGTCCTCTCACTGGACGCTGGAGGGCCTGCGGGAGGACGTCTTCGGCTGGCCCATGCCGCCCGGGACCCCCCTGGCCCTGATACCGGCCGAGGACATCGGCGCGTTCGCCGCCCTGGCCCTCACGCGCCCGGCCGAGTTCACGGGCCGCCGTATCGACATCGCCTCCGACGTGCTGACACCCGAGCAGATCGCACAGACGCTGGCCCGGGCCACGGGCCGCCCCGTCACGCACCGGCGGACACCCCTCGCCGCCGTACGCGCGCACTCGTCCGACCTGGCGGCGATGTTCGCCTACTTCACCAGCCCTGGCCTCGACGTCGACACCGCCGCCCTGCGCCGGGCCCACCGAGAGGTCGGCTGGCACTCCTTCGCCGACTGGGCGGCGGCCCAGGACTGGCGGACCCTGCTCGCCTGA
- a CDS encoding cytosine permease, with translation MNQSAQPRVSGLEVRSIDYVPLDERHGKLWHLGPLWFMSNAQIATLAVGLISITEGGNLVWSLLAIVAGTVIGTFFMAFHSAQGPQLGLPQMIQSRPQFGYIGALLVWLFAYVQYAGFNVFNSILAADALHTTLHGSVKLWVVVVTAVALVIALVGYDIIHKAERFLTYTFLVIFGIFTVGVLVTLHYPAGSFDLGAFKWTPFLAQFGVVAGYQISWAIYVSDYSRYLPPHVTVRKTFYWTYFGSALGGIWLMVLGTLLAAWAGKDFETITSINAAGDKVFDGFGAIVLLFAALGLVSVTALNMYGGSLTLISGIDSFKRIRPTLGARLLTIGLTAALSLIGALSATSHFLANFNDFLLLVLYLFIPWTAVNLMDYYVVRRGHYAIAEIFNPHGIYGRWGWHGIIAYLAGFAAMIPFFSVGTLYVGPAAKALGGADISLFIGLPVSGVLYWWLTRSIDVAAEARLAEEEAEALERAAHDHQEP, from the coding sequence ATGAACCAGTCAGCGCAACCCAGGGTCTCCGGCCTGGAAGTCCGGTCGATCGACTACGTCCCCCTGGACGAGCGGCACGGCAAGCTGTGGCACCTGGGCCCGCTGTGGTTCATGTCCAACGCGCAGATCGCCACGCTGGCCGTGGGCCTGATCAGCATCACCGAGGGCGGCAACCTCGTCTGGTCGCTCCTCGCGATCGTGGCCGGCACCGTCATCGGCACCTTCTTCATGGCCTTCCACTCGGCCCAGGGCCCCCAGCTGGGCCTGCCCCAGATGATCCAGTCCCGCCCCCAGTTCGGCTACATCGGCGCCCTGCTGGTCTGGCTCTTCGCCTACGTCCAGTACGCGGGGTTCAACGTCTTCAACAGCATCCTGGCCGCCGACGCCCTGCACACCACCCTGCACGGCAGCGTCAAACTCTGGGTGGTCGTGGTCACCGCGGTCGCGCTCGTCATCGCCCTCGTCGGCTACGACATCATCCACAAGGCCGAGCGTTTCCTGACGTACACCTTCCTGGTCATCTTCGGGATCTTCACCGTCGGCGTCCTCGTCACCCTGCACTACCCGGCGGGCTCCTTCGACCTCGGCGCCTTCAAGTGGACCCCGTTCCTCGCCCAGTTCGGTGTCGTCGCCGGCTACCAGATCAGCTGGGCCATCTACGTCTCCGACTACTCGCGCTACCTGCCCCCGCACGTGACCGTCCGCAAGACCTTCTACTGGACGTACTTCGGCTCCGCCCTCGGCGGCATCTGGCTCATGGTCCTGGGCACCCTGCTCGCGGCCTGGGCGGGCAAGGACTTCGAGACGATCACCTCGATCAACGCCGCCGGCGACAAGGTCTTCGACGGGTTCGGCGCGATCGTGCTGCTGTTCGCCGCCCTCGGCCTGGTCTCCGTCACCGCGCTGAACATGTACGGCGGCTCGCTCACCCTCATCAGCGGTATCGACTCCTTCAAGCGGATCCGGCCGACCCTGGGCGCCCGCCTGCTGACCATCGGCCTCACCGCCGCCCTCTCCCTGATCGGCGCCCTGTCCGCCACCTCCCACTTCCTGGCGAACTTCAACGACTTCCTGTTGCTGGTGCTCTACCTGTTCATCCCCTGGACCGCGGTGAACCTGATGGACTACTACGTCGTGCGCCGCGGCCACTACGCCATCGCCGAGATCTTCAACCCCCACGGCATCTACGGTCGTTGGGGCTGGCACGGCATCATCGCCTACCTGGCCGGCTTCGCCGCCATGATCCCGTTCTTCTCCGTCGGCACCCTCTATGTGGGTCCCGCGGCCAAGGCGCTCGGCGGAGCCGACATCTCCCTGTTCATCGGGCTGCCCGTCTCCGGCGTCCTCTACTGGTGGCTGACCCGCTCGATCGACGTGGCCGCCGAGGCCCGCCTCGCGGAAGAGGAGGCGGAGGCGCTGGAACGGGCCGCGCACGACCACCAGGAGCCCTGA
- a CDS encoding arabinofuranosidase catalytic domain-containing protein — protein sequence MHATRPTARPPRPHPRGRATAALSALALLLAALVGLAAPARAAGSGPCDIYGTAGTPCVAAHSTVRALFAAYDGPLYRVTRASDGAGADIGLLAPGGYADAAAQDRFCGGTTCRITKIYDQTSRHNDLTPGPAGTSGMGADRGADASEIAVTAGGHKVYGVWISPGVGYRYTGVASGVAVDGRAEGAYMVASGTHVGSACCFDYGNAESTPADTGNGHMDAVSIATTCYFAPCTGSGPWVEADMENGMFQGDNGSNTANRGNSSPFVTAVLKNDGQTRYALKGGNSQSGALTTWWDGGLPTRGGYRPMHQEGGIILGTGGDNSNWNRGTFFEGVMVSGYPTDAAENAVQANIVSVGYSGETNVPNGPQGTITGPGAKCVDVAADDTGTDGAAVQLWDCQSYAEDQHWTHNPDGSLTTLGRCLDIEGDGTANGAKAELWDCNGVGGQKWVQQADGSLLNPQSGRCLDSPSGATANGTRLQIWDCNGSPAQKFSVDGGAPVTGPGAKCVDVAADDTGTDSAPVQLWDCQSWAVDQHWFHRSDGSLTTLGRCLDVVGDGTANGAKVELWDCNGVGGQKWVQQADGSLLNPQSGRCLDSPSGATANGTRLQIWDCNGSPAQKFGLT from the coding sequence ATGCACGCGACGAGACCCACCGCCCGGCCACCCCGCCCCCACCCCCGCGGACGCGCCACCGCCGCGCTCTCCGCCCTCGCCCTGCTGCTGGCCGCCCTCGTCGGCCTCGCCGCACCCGCGCGGGCGGCCGGCTCCGGCCCCTGCGACATCTACGGCACGGCCGGCACCCCCTGCGTCGCCGCGCACAGCACGGTGCGCGCCCTGTTCGCGGCGTACGACGGCCCCCTGTACCGCGTCACCCGGGCCTCGGACGGCGCCGGCGCCGACATCGGTCTGCTCGCCCCCGGCGGCTACGCCGACGCCGCCGCCCAGGACCGCTTCTGCGGCGGCACGACCTGCCGGATCACGAAGATCTACGACCAGACCTCCCGGCACAACGACCTGACGCCGGGCCCCGCCGGAACCTCCGGCATGGGCGCCGACCGCGGAGCGGACGCCTCCGAGATCGCCGTCACCGCGGGCGGTCACAAGGTCTACGGCGTCTGGATCTCGCCCGGCGTGGGCTACCGTTACACCGGCGTCGCCTCGGGCGTGGCCGTCGACGGCCGGGCCGAGGGCGCCTACATGGTGGCCAGCGGCACCCACGTCGGCTCGGCCTGCTGCTTCGACTACGGCAACGCCGAGAGCACGCCCGCCGACACCGGCAACGGCCACATGGACGCCGTCAGCATCGCCACCACCTGCTACTTCGCCCCGTGCACCGGCTCAGGCCCCTGGGTGGAGGCCGACATGGAGAACGGCATGTTCCAGGGCGACAACGGCTCCAACACCGCCAACCGGGGCAACAGCAGCCCCTTCGTCACGGCGGTGCTGAAGAACGACGGACAGACCAGGTACGCCCTCAAGGGCGGCAACTCCCAGTCCGGCGCACTGACCACCTGGTGGGACGGCGGTCTGCCCACCCGCGGCGGCTACCGGCCCATGCACCAGGAGGGCGGCATCATCCTCGGCACCGGCGGCGACAACAGCAACTGGAACCGGGGCACCTTCTTCGAGGGCGTGATGGTCTCCGGTTACCCGACCGACGCCGCCGAGAACGCCGTACAGGCGAACATCGTCTCCGTCGGCTACTCCGGCGAGACGAACGTGCCCAACGGCCCCCAGGGCACGATCACCGGCCCCGGAGCCAAGTGCGTCGACGTCGCCGCCGACGACACCGGCACCGACGGCGCCGCCGTCCAGCTGTGGGACTGCCAGTCCTACGCCGAGGACCAGCACTGGACCCACAACCCCGACGGCTCCCTCACCACGCTGGGCCGCTGCCTGGACATCGAGGGCGACGGGACGGCGAACGGGGCGAAGGCCGAGCTGTGGGACTGCAACGGCGTCGGGGGCCAGAAATGGGTGCAGCAGGCGGACGGTTCGCTGCTGAACCCGCAGTCCGGCCGGTGCCTGGACTCGCCCAGCGGCGCCACCGCGAACGGCACGCGCCTGCAGATCTGGGACTGCAACGGATCACCGGCCCAGAAGTTCTCGGTCGACGGCGGAGCCCCTGTCACCGGCCCCGGAGCCAAGTGCGTCGACGTGGCGGCCGACGACACGGGCACCGACAGCGCTCCCGTCCAGCTGTGGGACTGCCAGTCCTGGGCGGTCGACCAGCACTGGTTCCACCGCTCCGACGGCTCCCTGACGACACTGGGCCGCTGCCTGGACGTCGTCGGCGACGGGACGGCGAACGGGGCGAAGGTCGAGCTGTGGGACTGCAACGGCGTCGGGGGCCAGAAATGGGTGCAGCAGGCGGACGGTTCGCTGCTGAACCCGCAGTCCGGCCGCTGCCTGGACTCGCCCAGCGGCGCCACCGCGAACGGCACGCGCCTGCAGATCTGGGACTGCAACGGATCACCGGCCCAGAAGTTCGGCCTGACCTGA
- a CDS encoding solute carrier family 23 protein, giving the protein MSSPVHPVRESSPAPVHPVDESRPVGRILLFGVQHVLVMAATPISAIFLMSATLRLSPGLTVDLLSAALLLSGVGSLIQSLGPWKFGPRLPFVMLPGGAPLILFLSIAQAHGLPTATGAVLLTAAFTFVVLPLFARLLRFFPPLVIGTMIVIVGVNLVKVGALLVTGQPGTPGFADPGALGLAFATIGLIVVFTRVLRGVLRQLAVLLGLVAGTALAFALGQVHLGSLTSGQLVGLPRPLPFGAPVFDVLAALPLMLYSLASMAEATGQTVINAEAVGKEIDIRKDVPSTVRGDALTSLLGGFLGLPLMVTSGENIGIVRVTGVRSRYVTAAAGLVLVVLGFLTPVARAITVMPPAVVGGAAMVVFAVITVLGVQMLQRARLEDHTSMVTCAVALALGLLPILVPGVYDGFPSGVRILLGSGVAVGAFTAALLNIVFHHLGRRRDEPVLPAEAPGAAARV; this is encoded by the coding sequence GTGTCCAGTCCCGTACATCCCGTCCGAGAGTCCAGCCCCGCCCCGGTCCATCCCGTCGACGAGTCCCGCCCGGTCGGGCGGATCCTGCTCTTCGGCGTTCAGCACGTCCTCGTCATGGCGGCGACCCCGATCTCCGCGATCTTCCTGATGAGCGCCACCCTGCGGCTGAGCCCGGGGCTCACCGTCGACCTGCTCTCCGCGGCCCTGCTGCTGTCGGGGGTCGGATCGCTCATCCAGTCCCTGGGGCCCTGGAAGTTCGGGCCCAGACTGCCGTTCGTGATGCTGCCCGGCGGCGCCCCGCTGATCCTGTTCCTGTCGATCGCCCAGGCGCACGGCCTGCCCACGGCCACGGGGGCGGTGCTCCTCACCGCCGCCTTCACCTTCGTCGTCCTGCCGCTGTTCGCGCGGCTGCTGAGGTTCTTCCCGCCCCTCGTGATCGGCACGATGATCGTGATCGTCGGGGTCAACCTCGTGAAGGTCGGGGCGCTGCTGGTCACCGGCCAGCCCGGCACCCCCGGCTTCGCCGACCCCGGCGCGCTCGGGCTCGCCTTCGCGACGATCGGCCTGATCGTCGTCTTCACCCGGGTGCTGCGCGGGGTGCTGCGGCAACTGGCCGTGCTGCTCGGGCTGGTGGCGGGCACGGCGCTGGCCTTCGCCCTCGGCCAGGTCCACCTGGGCTCGCTCACCTCCGGGCAACTGGTCGGCCTGCCCCGGCCGTTGCCCTTCGGCGCGCCCGTCTTCGACGTCCTCGCGGCGCTGCCGCTGATGCTGTACAGCCTGGCGTCCATGGCGGAGGCGACCGGTCAGACCGTCATCAACGCCGAGGCGGTGGGCAAGGAGATCGACATCCGCAAGGACGTGCCGAGCACGGTGCGCGGTGACGCGCTGACCTCCCTGCTGGGCGGCTTCCTCGGGCTGCCGCTGATGGTCACCAGCGGCGAGAACATCGGCATCGTCCGCGTCACCGGCGTGCGCAGCCGGTACGTCACGGCGGCGGCGGGCCTGGTCCTCGTCGTGCTCGGCTTCCTGACCCCCGTCGCGCGGGCCATCACCGTCATGCCGCCGGCGGTCGTCGGGGGCGCCGCGATGGTCGTCTTCGCCGTGATCACCGTACTGGGCGTGCAGATGCTGCAGCGGGCCCGGCTGGAGGACCACACGTCGATGGTCACCTGTGCCGTCGCACTCGCCCTGGGCCTGCTGCCGATCCTCGTTCCCGGCGTGTACGACGGATTCCCGTCCGGCGTGCGGATCCTGCTGGGCAGCGGCGTCGCCGTGGGCGCCTTCACCGCCGCCCTGCTCAACATCGTCTTCCACCATCTGGGCCGCCGCCGGGACGAACCCGTCCTGCCGGCCGAGGCGCCCGGCGCGGCCGCGCGGGTCTGA
- a CDS encoding amidohydrolase family protein, with product MSDLTPDLLSRAELLLVPDVTLTPDGPVAGHAVVVRDGVFADAGPAERIVRAYPALTPIRLPHHVLMPGFVDTHHHLTQSFGGSLAFGEPSEIFRRVWVPLEGALDEESAYVAAKLAALESLRGGFTTVAEAGTRAAVDVDVVASAARDAGIRCVLGLVCNDTSDGTGPDADPGAVLAAAEKHLARYAGDDLVHASLAVSVPEAATGRTLAATARLAAEAGAVVQIHANEHLVAVERSLVRHGLRPLEYLRHVGALGPQLLVAHATLLTASEITLLADSGTAVSYNPVASAWKGNAVAPATVFAERGIRFGLGTDGTRGDGFRLADAAEFAQRLTYGLTAGDSSCGAGWTWLDRASAGGADAAGLGRLTGRIAAGAAADFLLADIGGPEMQPSWDLPWELTRRGNRDQLTAVFVAGRLRLWRGGPVGWDGAALVRRAAELAPRVVGRAGVTRAHPTSVVARERAATSVVARERAAAQGLSAEGGRDAGTAAVGTLGGRR from the coding sequence ATGAGCGACCTGACCCCCGACCTGCTCAGCCGCGCGGAGCTGCTGCTGGTCCCCGACGTGACGCTGACCCCGGACGGCCCCGTGGCCGGGCACGCGGTGGTGGTGCGCGACGGTGTCTTCGCCGACGCCGGCCCGGCCGAGCGGATCGTCCGCGCGTACCCGGCGCTGACACCGATCAGGCTGCCGCACCATGTGCTGATGCCCGGCTTCGTCGACACCCACCACCATCTGACACAGAGCTTCGGCGGCTCGCTGGCCTTCGGGGAGCCCTCGGAGATCTTCCGCCGGGTATGGGTGCCGCTGGAGGGCGCGCTGGACGAGGAATCGGCGTACGTGGCGGCGAAGTTGGCGGCCCTGGAGTCGCTGCGCGGCGGGTTCACCACGGTCGCCGAGGCGGGCACGCGTGCCGCGGTCGACGTCGATGTGGTGGCGTCGGCGGCACGGGACGCGGGCATCCGCTGTGTCCTCGGCCTCGTCTGCAACGACACCTCGGACGGCACCGGCCCGGACGCCGATCCGGGCGCCGTGCTCGCCGCCGCCGAGAAGCATCTGGCCCGCTACGCGGGCGACGACCTGGTGCACGCCTCCCTCGCCGTGTCCGTGCCGGAGGCCGCGACCGGGCGGACGCTGGCCGCGACGGCACGGCTCGCCGCCGAGGCGGGAGCGGTCGTGCAGATCCACGCCAACGAGCACCTCGTCGCCGTCGAGCGGTCCCTCGTCCGGCACGGGCTGCGGCCGCTGGAGTATCTGCGCCATGTGGGCGCCCTGGGACCGCAGTTGCTGGTCGCGCACGCCACGCTGCTCACCGCGTCCGAGATCACCTTGCTCGCCGACAGCGGTACGGCGGTGAGCTACAACCCGGTCGCCAGCGCCTGGAAGGGCAACGCGGTCGCGCCGGCCACCGTGTTCGCCGAGCGCGGCATCCGGTTCGGGCTGGGCACCGACGGCACCCGCGGGGACGGCTTCCGGCTCGCGGACGCCGCCGAGTTCGCGCAGCGGCTCACCTACGGCCTGACCGCCGGCGACTCCTCCTGCGGGGCCGGCTGGACCTGGCTGGACCGGGCATCCGCGGGCGGTGCCGACGCGGCCGGACTCGGCCGGCTCACGGGGCGGATCGCGGCCGGCGCCGCCGCCGACTTCCTGCTCGCGGACATCGGCGGACCCGAGATGCAGCCGTCCTGGGACCTGCCGTGGGAACTGACCCGCCGGGGCAACCGGGACCAGCTCACCGCCGTGTTCGTCGCCGGGCGGCTGCGGCTGTGGCGGGGCGGACCGGTGGGCTGGGACGGTGCGGCGCTGGTGCGGCGCGCCGCCGAGCTGGCGCCCCGGGTGGTAGGGCGCGCCGGGGTGACCCGGGCGCATCCGACGTCGGTGGTGGCGCGGGAGCGGGCGGCGACGTCGGTGGTGGCGCGGGAGCGCGCGGCGGCGCAGGGGCTCTCAGCAGAGGGCGGGCGCGACGCCGGTACGGCGGCTGTCGGCACCCTGGGTGGTCGGCGATGA